The following proteins come from a genomic window of Gordonia westfalica:
- a CDS encoding histidine phosphatase family protein: MQVITAGRTGPNRSVRFGGDAPLDDRGRRDIEALAGSVAGPVAVCGPEAATVESARLLVEEPVVDDALRTLDVGSWAGLTPEEIDPRDLAAFFTDPASRPHGGESVEEFVRRAHDWRDSTNTAGASIVVAMPVAQALLCDHPAGYFRVEVRPATSYSWSRH; encoded by the coding sequence ATGCAGGTCATCACCGCCGGGCGCACCGGTCCCAACCGATCGGTGCGCTTCGGCGGTGATGCGCCTCTGGACGATCGAGGCCGGCGCGACATCGAAGCGCTCGCCGGGTCGGTCGCCGGACCGGTCGCGGTCTGCGGGCCGGAGGCCGCGACAGTCGAGAGCGCCCGGCTCCTGGTCGAGGAGCCCGTCGTCGACGACGCCCTCAGGACATTGGACGTCGGCTCCTGGGCGGGACTGACTCCCGAGGAGATCGACCCCCGCGATCTGGCGGCGTTCTTCACCGATCCGGCGTCCCGGCCCCATGGTGGCGAGAGCGTCGAGGAGTTCGTGCGCCGTGCCCACGACTGGCGCGACTCCACGAACACCGCGGGTGCGTCGATCGTCGTCGCGATGCCCGTCGCGCAGGCGCTTCTGTGTGACCACCCGGCAGGCTACTTCCGGGTCGAGGTCCGGCCGGCCACCTCTTACTCCTGGTCCCGGCACTGA
- a CDS encoding CbtA family protein, whose amino-acid sequence MEKKFIGAGLLSGLIAGIVSFVFARFYLEPVVAKAVDYEGERSEAEETLAHAAGGHSHGDGGEVFTRAMQENLGAGVGNVVFALCMGAFFAVAFTVLWSYLGNRYPATDARAVAAVLGAIGFVAVFGVPFFAYPANPPAVGDDDTIGDRTGAFLTITIASVVLAIAAVVLALWLRPRIGGLVSAVVGGAAYLVGVGITIALLPSFHEVPEPVRNDAGQIVFPGFPADVVGDFRVYTIVNQVILWTVLTVVFALILGAMARSKNSTARAAGATQG is encoded by the coding sequence ATGGAGAAGAAATTCATCGGCGCAGGTCTGCTCTCGGGCCTGATCGCCGGCATCGTCTCGTTCGTCTTCGCGCGCTTCTACCTCGAACCCGTGGTGGCGAAGGCCGTCGACTACGAGGGCGAACGGTCGGAAGCCGAGGAGACGCTGGCGCACGCCGCCGGCGGCCATTCCCACGGTGACGGCGGCGAGGTCTTCACCCGCGCCATGCAGGAGAACCTCGGCGCCGGCGTCGGCAACGTGGTGTTCGCGCTGTGCATGGGCGCGTTCTTCGCGGTCGCCTTCACCGTGCTGTGGAGCTATCTCGGCAATCGGTATCCGGCCACCGACGCCCGTGCGGTCGCCGCGGTGCTCGGGGCCATCGGATTCGTCGCGGTCTTCGGCGTGCCGTTCTTCGCCTACCCGGCCAATCCGCCGGCGGTGGGGGACGACGACACGATCGGGGATCGGACCGGCGCATTCCTGACCATCACGATCGCCTCGGTTGTCCTGGCGATCGCAGCGGTCGTGCTCGCGCTGTGGCTTCGCCCGCGGATCGGCGGGCTGGTGTCGGCGGTCGTCGGCGGCGCGGCCTACCTCGTCGGGGTCGGGATCACCATCGCGCTGCTGCCGTCCTTCCACGAGGTGCCCGAGCCGGTGCGCAACGACGCCGGCCAGATCGTGTTCCCGGGATTCCCGGCCGATGTGGTCGGCGACTTCCGCGTGTACACGATCGTCAACCAGGTGATTCTCTGGACGGTCCTGACCGTCGTTTTCGCCCTGATCCTCGGCGCGATGGCCCGCTCGAAGAACTCCACGGCTCGCGCGGCCGGCGCCACCCAGGGCTGA
- a CDS encoding CbtB domain-containing protein codes for MTSPRTTEAVKSPTRAIAVPDLSVASAALWLSLTVLLAGLAYYFLGYDQGVVSVFGADTHVHEFVHDARHFLGFPCH; via the coding sequence ATGACGTCTCCCCGTACGACCGAAGCGGTCAAGTCACCCACCCGTGCGATCGCGGTACCGGACCTCTCGGTCGCGAGCGCGGCGCTCTGGCTGAGCCTCACCGTGCTGCTGGCCGGGCTCGCCTACTACTTCCTCGGCTACGACCAGGGCGTCGTCTCCGTCTTCGGCGCGGACACGCACGTGCACGAGTTCGTGCACGACGCCCGCCACTTCCTCGGCTTCCCCTGCCACTGA
- a CDS encoding ATP-dependent helicase produces MPRPSVLDRFTAPTRRWFTGAFTKPTAAQKGAWTSIADGANTLVIAPTGSGKTLAAFLWALDRLAADAATRRPGTKVVYISPLKALAVDVERNLRAPLTGITRAAQELDLPEPNITVGVRSGDTSAADRRALVKTPPDILITTPESLYLMLTSAARESLTNVEAIIVDEVHAVASTKRGTHLALTLERLDELLEKPAQRIGLSATVRPPEVVAGFLSGSAPCQVVKPKADKTFDLRVDVPVEDMANIPPAAGPDGADPSELDDAFSPTAGSLWPYVEASIVDQIEANRATIVFANSRRLAEKLTARLNEIHAERQGVTAEPAANPKVAGGAPAFVMGSGASSGAEALLARAHHGSVSKEHRAQIEDDLKAGRLACVVATSSLELGIDMGAVDLVIQVEAPPSVASGLQRIGRAGHQVGEISQGILYPKHRTDLLHCTVTVGRMLDGAIEEIKVPQNPLDILAQQTIAAAAVDDLEVDHWYEVVRRAAPYRDLGRGVFDATLDLIAGRFPSDEFAELRPRVNWDRDAGVITGRRGAQRLAVTSGGSIPDRGLFGVFMVGEKSTRVGELDEEMVYESRVGDVFALGATSWRIEDITHDRVLVSPAFGQPGRLPFWIGDAIGRPAELGAAIGAFTGAIADPGKLDAHAERLGLTENARTNLATLIAEQREATGHVPTDRTLVVERFRDELGDWRVILHSPYGLRVHAPWASAISQKLLATLGIEGATTASDDGIILRLPDTDDAPPGADVFLLDPDEVEQFVTDGLADSSMFASRFRECAARALLLPRRDPGRRAPLWQQRQRSAQLLSVASKFPDFPIVLEAVRECLQDVYDLPALLDLLTRIRSRRIRVVETETPSPSPFAASLLFGYVGAFMYADDAPLAERRAAALSLDTSLLAQLLGRVDLRELLDPGVIAEVIARLQRLSPDRQARDAEDVVDLLRWLGPLTTEEVEARYRGEAPVGDVLADLHRSGQIISVNHNRRALWASIDDTARLRDALGVPAPLGIPAAYLEPVPDPVGDLIGRYARTHGPFTVVDAAASLGIATAVVRDTLARLAAERRVVEGDFLPETGPADPAQGTTPTTQWCHTDVLGQIRRGSLAASRAEVAPVGTEVLTRFLVEWQHGSPGTRLRGLDGVATVIDQLAGYPLPASAWESLILPARVADYAPSMLDELLSSGEVVWSGHGRIGNADGWIALHPADVAAFTMSAPDAIDTTAVHDAIATALEPGGALRFPQIAGDISTGTATPAADVESALWDLVWAGQVSNDTFAPVRALLHPRRSPSTPRSAPAHRARGRAPRLRAGRLSARYLTEHAAGPPVSPTASGRWFALDRPDIDPTIATQALCDQLLTRYGVITRGSVMAEEVTGGFARVYKALTVFEDNGQVRRGYYVDGLGGAQFASPATVDELRRHALPDRKPPREATILAATDPANPFGAALEWPRSRDADAGHRPGRKPGALVVLVDGELVCFVERGGKTLLTFTDSIPALESAAGALVALVRAGRVSRLTIDQIDSEPVRSTDFGKVLVEAGFATTPRGIRLRYGTHA; encoded by the coding sequence ATGCCCCGCCCCTCGGTACTCGATCGCTTCACCGCCCCCACCCGGCGATGGTTCACCGGGGCGTTCACCAAGCCGACCGCAGCGCAGAAGGGCGCCTGGACCTCCATCGCCGACGGGGCGAACACACTGGTCATCGCCCCGACGGGTTCCGGCAAGACGCTCGCGGCCTTCCTGTGGGCCCTCGACCGGCTCGCCGCCGACGCCGCCACCCGCCGACCGGGCACGAAGGTCGTCTACATCTCCCCGCTCAAGGCGCTGGCCGTCGACGTGGAGCGCAACCTGCGGGCGCCGCTGACCGGCATCACCCGCGCCGCGCAGGAACTCGACCTGCCCGAACCGAACATCACGGTCGGCGTCCGGTCCGGCGACACCTCGGCCGCCGATCGTCGCGCACTGGTCAAGACCCCGCCCGACATCCTGATCACCACCCCGGAGTCGCTGTACCTCATGCTGACCTCCGCGGCACGGGAGAGCCTCACGAACGTCGAGGCGATCATCGTCGACGAGGTCCACGCGGTCGCCTCGACCAAACGCGGCACCCACCTGGCGCTGACCCTCGAACGCCTCGACGAGTTGCTCGAGAAACCCGCCCAGCGAATCGGCCTGTCGGCGACCGTGCGGCCACCCGAGGTGGTGGCCGGATTCCTCTCCGGGTCGGCGCCGTGCCAGGTGGTCAAACCCAAGGCCGACAAGACCTTCGACCTCCGCGTCGACGTGCCGGTCGAGGACATGGCCAACATCCCGCCCGCGGCCGGTCCCGACGGCGCCGACCCGTCCGAACTCGACGACGCCTTCTCCCCCACGGCCGGATCGCTGTGGCCGTACGTCGAGGCGTCGATCGTCGACCAGATCGAGGCCAACCGGGCGACGATCGTGTTCGCCAACTCACGACGCCTCGCCGAGAAGCTCACCGCCCGGCTCAACGAGATCCACGCCGAGCGGCAGGGCGTGACCGCCGAACCGGCCGCCAATCCGAAGGTCGCGGGCGGGGCACCCGCGTTCGTGATGGGCAGCGGGGCGAGTTCCGGCGCCGAGGCGCTTCTCGCGCGGGCGCACCACGGTTCGGTCAGCAAGGAGCACCGCGCCCAGATCGAGGACGACCTCAAAGCCGGACGGCTCGCCTGCGTGGTCGCGACCAGCTCGCTGGAGCTCGGCATCGACATGGGCGCGGTCGATCTCGTCATCCAGGTGGAGGCGCCGCCGTCGGTCGCCAGCGGCCTGCAGCGCATCGGCCGTGCGGGCCACCAGGTCGGCGAGATCAGCCAGGGCATCCTCTACCCCAAACACCGCACCGACCTGCTGCACTGCACGGTCACCGTCGGCCGCATGCTCGACGGCGCGATCGAGGAGATCAAGGTTCCCCAGAATCCCCTCGACATCCTCGCCCAACAGACGATCGCCGCTGCCGCCGTCGACGATCTCGAGGTCGACCACTGGTACGAGGTGGTCCGCCGCGCGGCTCCGTATCGAGATCTCGGACGCGGCGTCTTCGACGCGACACTCGATCTCATCGCCGGCCGGTTCCCCTCCGACGAGTTCGCCGAACTCCGTCCCCGGGTCAACTGGGACCGCGACGCGGGGGTGATCACGGGACGCCGCGGCGCACAACGGCTTGCCGTGACATCGGGTGGATCGATCCCCGATCGTGGCTTGTTCGGTGTGTTCATGGTGGGCGAGAAGTCCACGCGGGTGGGCGAACTCGACGAGGAGATGGTCTACGAGTCCCGGGTCGGAGACGTGTTCGCACTCGGCGCGACCAGCTGGCGGATCGAGGACATCACCCACGACCGCGTCCTCGTCTCACCGGCCTTCGGCCAGCCCGGCCGGTTGCCGTTCTGGATCGGCGACGCGATCGGCCGGCCCGCCGAACTCGGTGCCGCGATCGGTGCGTTCACCGGCGCCATCGCCGATCCCGGCAAGCTCGACGCCCACGCCGAACGCCTCGGTCTGACCGAGAACGCGCGCACCAACCTCGCCACCCTCATCGCCGAACAACGCGAGGCGACGGGACACGTCCCCACCGACCGGACACTCGTCGTCGAACGGTTCCGCGACGAACTCGGCGACTGGCGTGTCATCCTGCACTCCCCGTACGGATTGCGTGTCCACGCGCCGTGGGCGAGCGCCATCTCGCAGAAACTCCTCGCGACGCTGGGCATCGAGGGCGCGACCACCGCATCCGACGACGGCATCATCCTCCGCCTCCCCGACACCGACGACGCACCTCCGGGCGCCGACGTGTTCCTCCTCGATCCGGACGAGGTCGAACAGTTCGTCACCGACGGTCTCGCCGACTCGTCGATGTTCGCCTCCCGGTTCCGCGAATGCGCCGCCCGCGCACTGCTTCTGCCCCGCCGTGATCCCGGTCGGCGCGCACCGCTCTGGCAGCAGCGGCAGCGCAGTGCCCAATTGCTCTCCGTCGCATCCAAGTTCCCGGACTTCCCGATCGTCCTCGAAGCGGTACGGGAATGCCTGCAGGACGTGTACGACCTCCCCGCACTGCTCGATCTGCTCACTCGTATCCGATCGCGTCGGATACGCGTCGTGGAGACCGAGACGCCGAGTCCGTCCCCGTTCGCGGCGTCGCTGCTGTTCGGGTACGTGGGCGCCTTCATGTACGCCGACGACGCACCCCTCGCCGAACGTCGCGCGGCGGCACTGTCACTCGACACCAGCCTGCTGGCGCAGCTGCTGGGCCGCGTCGACCTGCGTGAGCTGCTCGATCCCGGGGTCATCGCCGAGGTCATCGCGCGCCTGCAGCGCCTCTCCCCGGACCGTCAGGCGCGCGACGCCGAGGACGTCGTCGACCTGCTCCGCTGGCTCGGACCGCTGACCACCGAGGAGGTCGAGGCGAGGTATCGGGGCGAAGCGCCCGTCGGCGACGTTCTGGCCGACCTGCACCGCAGCGGACAGATCATCTCGGTCAACCACAACCGGCGCGCGCTGTGGGCATCGATCGACGACACCGCCCGGCTGCGCGACGCACTGGGAGTTCCGGCGCCGCTGGGTATTCCGGCCGCCTACCTCGAGCCGGTACCCGACCCGGTCGGCGACCTCATCGGACGCTACGCCCGCACCCACGGCCCGTTCACCGTCGTCGACGCGGCGGCGTCGCTGGGAATCGCGACGGCGGTCGTGCGCGACACCCTGGCCCGCCTCGCCGCGGAGCGGCGCGTCGTCGAAGGCGATTTCCTCCCCGAGACCGGACCGGCCGATCCGGCTCAGGGGACGACGCCGACCACCCAGTGGTGCCACACCGATGTGCTCGGCCAGATCCGGCGCGGGTCGCTCGCCGCGAGCCGCGCCGAGGTCGCGCCGGTCGGTACCGAGGTGCTCACCCGTTTCCTCGTCGAATGGCAACACGGGTCGCCCGGGACGCGGTTGCGCGGCCTGGACGGGGTGGCGACGGTCATCGACCAGCTCGCCGGGTATCCGCTGCCGGCGTCGGCCTGGGAGTCGCTGATCCTGCCCGCCCGCGTCGCCGACTACGCACCGTCGATGCTCGACGAGTTGCTGAGCAGCGGCGAGGTGGTGTGGTCTGGGCACGGCCGCATCGGCAACGCCGACGGCTGGATCGCCCTGCATCCCGCCGACGTCGCCGCTTTCACCATGTCCGCCCCCGACGCGATCGACACCACCGCTGTGCACGACGCGATCGCCACCGCCCTCGAACCGGGTGGTGCGCTGCGGTTCCCGCAGATCGCCGGCGACATCAGCACGGGCACCGCGACCCCCGCCGCGGACGTCGAGAGCGCCCTGTGGGATCTCGTCTGGGCAGGGCAGGTCAGCAATGACACGTTCGCCCCGGTCCGCGCATTGCTCCACCCCCGGCGCAGCCCGTCGACGCCGCGCTCGGCGCCTGCGCACCGGGCCCGGGGCCGGGCACCGCGGCTTCGCGCCGGCCGCCTCTCCGCACGCTATCTGACCGAACACGCCGCCGGACCGCCGGTCTCGCCGACCGCGAGTGGACGCTGGTTCGCGCTGGACCGTCCCGACATCGACCCGACGATCGCCACGCAGGCGCTGTGCGACCAGCTGCTCACCCGGTACGGCGTCATCACCCGCGGCAGTGTCATGGCCGAGGAGGTCACCGGCGGGTTCGCCCGGGTGTACAAGGCGCTCACCGTCTTCGAGGACAACGGCCAGGTACGCCGCGGCTACTACGTCGACGGACTCGGGGGCGCGCAGTTCGCGTCCCCGGCCACCGTCGACGAGTTGCGGCGTCATGCCCTACCCGACCGCAAACCCCCGCGCGAGGCCACCATCCTGGCCGCCACCGACCCGGCGAATCCGTTCGGCGCGGCGCTGGAGTGGCCGAGGTCCCGCGACGCCGACGCCGGACACCGGCCCGGCCGCAAACCGGGCGCCCTGGTGGTTCTCGTCGACGGCGAACTCGTGTGTTTCGTCGAGCGCGGCGGCAAGACACTGCTGACGTTCACCGACTCGATCCCAGCCCTCGAATCGGCCGCCGGCGCACTCGTGGCCCTGGTCCGCGCGGGACGCGTCTCCCGGCTGACCATCGACCAGATCGACTCGGAACCGGTGCGCAGCACCGACTTCGGGAAGGTCCTCGTCGAGGCCGGTTTCGCCACCACGCCCCGCGGCATCCGCCTCCGGTACGGAACCCATGCCTGA
- a CDS encoding DNA-formamidopyrimidine glycosylase family protein, with translation MPEGDTVYAAAARLRLGLEGRTLISTQFRIPSLATSDLSGRTVVGVRSRGKHLLIDVGESEPGAGDAVSIHSHLKMEGVWHVHRRGQKWRRPAYQARAVLRTDDHEAVGFDLGVLELLADPDAALAYLGPDLLADDFDRDEAIRRLGADPEQTIGAALLDQRLMAGVGNVFRSEICYLRAVLPTRPVGEVELGPVVDLSRRLLWANRMRSARTTTGNTSPNARMWVYGRNGQLCRRCATIVKRGELASTGGDRSVYWCPRCQT, from the coding sequence ATGCCTGAAGGCGACACCGTCTACGCCGCGGCCGCCCGGTTGCGCCTGGGACTCGAGGGACGGACGCTCATCTCGACGCAGTTCCGCATCCCGTCACTCGCGACCTCCGACCTGTCCGGCCGGACCGTCGTCGGCGTTCGATCGAGAGGAAAGCACCTGCTCATCGACGTCGGCGAGAGCGAACCCGGCGCCGGCGACGCGGTCAGCATCCATTCCCATCTGAAGATGGAGGGAGTGTGGCATGTGCATCGCCGGGGCCAGAAGTGGCGGCGCCCCGCCTACCAGGCACGCGCGGTCCTGCGCACCGACGACCACGAAGCCGTCGGATTCGATCTCGGCGTCCTCGAACTCCTCGCCGATCCCGATGCCGCGCTCGCCTACCTGGGCCCGGACCTGCTCGCCGACGACTTCGATCGTGACGAGGCGATCCGCCGACTCGGCGCGGACCCCGAGCAGACCATCGGCGCGGCTCTGCTCGACCAGCGGCTGATGGCCGGCGTCGGCAACGTCTTCCGCAGCGAGATCTGTTATCTGCGTGCCGTTCTCCCGACCCGCCCGGTCGGCGAGGTGGAACTCGGGCCGGTGGTCGACCTCAGCCGTCGACTGCTGTGGGCCAACCGGATGCGCTCGGCGCGGACCACCACCGGCAACACCTCACCCAACGCACGCATGTGGGTGTACGGCCGCAACGGCCAGTTGTGCCGTCGCTGCGCGACGATCGTCAAACGCGGTGAACTCGCGTCGACGGGTGGCGACCGGTCCGTCTACTGGTGCCCGCGCTGCCAGACCTGA
- a CDS encoding pyridoxamine 5'-phosphate oxidase family protein has protein sequence MTELPVQILAPEEAWELLGSGELGRIALSVNNTPDIFPVNYHAANGKVTLRTGEGTKLSELVVNNRVAFESDAHTDTGGWSVVAKGTARILSSLSEIEAADQLPLRPWIATVKYNYVEIVVDEITARRFEFGPEPERYPV, from the coding sequence ATGACGGAATTGCCGGTTCAGATACTCGCTCCGGAAGAGGCCTGGGAGTTGCTCGGTTCCGGGGAACTGGGACGGATAGCGTTGAGCGTCAACAACACTCCCGACATCTTTCCCGTCAACTATCACGCTGCGAACGGGAAGGTCACCTTGCGTACGGGTGAGGGGACCAAACTCTCCGAACTGGTGGTGAACAACCGGGTGGCGTTCGAGTCCGACGCCCACACCGACACCGGTGGCTGGAGTGTGGTGGCCAAGGGCACGGCACGGATCCTGTCCTCGCTGAGCGAGATCGAGGCCGCGGACCAGTTGCCGCTGCGTCCGTGGATCGCGACGGTCAAGTACAACTACGTGGAGATCGTGGTCGACGAGATCACCGCGCGTCGCTTCGAGTTCGGGCCGGAACCCGAGCGTTACCCCGTCTGA
- the glpD gene encoding glycerol-3-phosphate dehydrogenase, giving the protein MNTEFNPDRPADMGPLYRAEAWRRLGEEQFDVVVIGGGVVGVGAALDAATRGLRVALVEARDIASGTSSRSSKMFHGGLRYLEQLEFGLVREALKERELSLRLLAPHLVKPLPFLYPLTQRVWERPYVAAGIFLYDRMGGAKSVPGQRHVTRSGALRVAPALKRNSLIGGICYYDTVVDDARHSLTVARTAANYGAVIRTSTQVIGFLRESDRVLGVRVRDTENGDVTEVRAHCVINAAGVWTDEVQALSKQRGHFKVRASKGVHIVVPRDRIVSETAIILRTANSVLFVIPWETHWIIGTTDTDWNLDLAHPAATRADIDYILERVNEVLVTKLNHEDIEGVYAGLRPLLAGEDDETSKLSREHAVATVAPGLVSIAGGKYTTYRVMAADAVDACNDFIPTRVAPSITERVPLLGADGYFALINQCEHLGQRYGLHPYRIRRLLNRYGSLIDDVLYHASEDKSLLAPLAAAPQYLRVEVVYAAVDEAALHLEDVLARRTRIAIEYSHRGVDCADEVADLLAPLLGWTTEQRDFEVATYIARVEAEVASQQQPDDDSADALRAAAPEARSEILEPVPVPE; this is encoded by the coding sequence ATGAACACCGAGTTCAACCCGGACCGTCCGGCGGACATGGGGCCGCTCTACCGCGCCGAGGCGTGGCGCCGGCTCGGTGAGGAGCAATTCGACGTCGTGGTGATCGGCGGCGGCGTCGTGGGTGTCGGCGCCGCACTCGACGCGGCGACCCGCGGCCTGCGGGTGGCGCTGGTCGAGGCCCGCGACATCGCCTCGGGAACGTCGAGTCGGTCGTCGAAGATGTTCCACGGCGGGCTCCGATACCTGGAACAGCTCGAATTCGGGCTCGTCCGTGAGGCTCTGAAAGAACGTGAGCTCTCCCTGCGGTTGCTGGCCCCGCACCTGGTGAAGCCGCTGCCGTTCCTCTATCCGCTCACGCAGCGGGTCTGGGAACGCCCCTACGTCGCCGCGGGTATCTTCCTCTACGACCGCATGGGCGGCGCCAAATCGGTGCCCGGCCAGCGACATGTGACCCGTTCGGGTGCGCTGCGGGTGGCCCCGGCGCTCAAGCGCAACTCGCTCATCGGCGGGATCTGCTACTACGACACGGTTGTCGACGACGCGCGGCACAGCCTCACGGTGGCCCGCACCGCGGCCAACTACGGCGCGGTCATCCGCACCTCGACCCAGGTGATCGGTTTCCTGCGCGAATCCGATCGCGTCCTCGGAGTCCGGGTGCGGGACACCGAGAACGGCGACGTCACCGAGGTGCGTGCCCACTGCGTCATCAACGCGGCGGGGGTGTGGACCGACGAGGTGCAGGCATTGTCCAAGCAGCGCGGGCACTTCAAGGTGCGTGCGTCGAAGGGTGTGCACATCGTGGTGCCGCGCGACCGGATCGTCAGCGAGACCGCGATCATCCTGCGCACCGCCAATTCGGTGCTGTTCGTGATCCCGTGGGAGACGCACTGGATCATCGGGACCACCGACACCGACTGGAACCTCGACCTCGCGCATCCGGCCGCGACACGCGCCGACATCGACTACATCCTGGAACGCGTCAACGAGGTGCTGGTCACCAAGCTGAACCACGAGGACATCGAAGGTGTGTACGCGGGGCTGCGGCCGCTGCTGGCGGGTGAGGACGACGAGACGTCGAAGCTCTCCCGTGAGCACGCCGTCGCCACGGTGGCCCCGGGTCTGGTGTCGATCGCGGGCGGCAAGTACACCACGTACCGGGTGATGGCCGCCGACGCCGTCGACGCCTGCAATGACTTCATCCCCACCCGCGTGGCGCCGTCGATCACCGAGCGGGTGCCGCTCCTGGGCGCGGACGGGTACTTCGCGCTGATCAACCAGTGCGAGCATCTCGGACAGCGGTACGGGCTGCACCCTTATCGGATTCGACGACTCCTGAACCGCTACGGCTCACTGATCGACGACGTGCTCTACCACGCATCCGAGGACAAGTCGCTGCTCGCGCCGCTGGCTGCCGCGCCGCAGTATCTCCGCGTCGAGGTGGTCTACGCGGCGGTCGACGAGGCCGCGCTGCATCTCGAGGACGTGCTGGCCCGGCGTACTCGCATCGCGATCGAGTACTCGCACCGTGGCGTCGACTGCGCCGACGAGGTCGCCGACCTGCTCGCCCCGCTCCTCGGCTGGACCACCGAACAGCGCGACTTCGAGGTGGCGACCTACATCGCGCGGGTCGAGGCCGAGGTGGCCTCGCAGCAGCAGCCCGACGACGATTCCGCCGATGCGCTGCGTGCGGCCGCACCGGAGGCGCGTTCGGAGATCCTGGAGCCGGTGCCCGTCCCCGAGTGA